From the genome of Danio rerio strain Tuebingen ecotype United States chromosome 2, GRCz12tu, whole genome shotgun sequence, one region includes:
- the lrrc24 gene encoding leucine-rich repeat-containing protein 24 isoform X2 — protein MLTLHLLPFLHRRIQFSDPLKRDSHALRIRLAHTCMRSLTTSPVLFFSLFFPSFGRLFRWLTAIHLCLSSFLFPLFCPSSESLFYHSFFPVFCSVFSEMNPGQMSAVLVLMLAQLSSTSLACPSGCRCYSLTVECGSIGIKEIPQGITQGTQTIFLQDNAIGQIRQRDLSDLGQLHYLYLQNNSISTLEPGAFRSLGLLLELALNGNRIHLITADVFRGLDHLRILYLAGNQINRLEDYTFRGLQRLQELHLQENVLEVLGDQALVGLSSLALLDLSRNNLRTLSPASLKPLVSLQVLRVTDNPWRCDCALHWLRGWINEEGQRLLSSAERRMLCAEPPRLSHLSLVEVPPNSLVCIPPVVQLEPSHLTVRLGESLRVSCQASGYPQPQVTWRKASHGKAQLSPRGLVQEVGMDGDTRNGGRLVTARPGGKGGPSSHGPIRGGADDGADRENFDPDTGSGMLFLSNVTVAHAGRYECEAWNPGGVARVTFHLSVNMSSSSSRSEIWPRLHSSSYYHPSSVDVSQEPLYELESMDFNALGTATQTAIAVGISLLALTALLLLCMIYSRHRQRQKEEGGYGASKEESILYVNDYSDGPTTFAQLEEYRDERGHEMYVLNRAKPVLAPQPMCIQQGSATLKASECQGVLTPGRAGGIGPRRAPAEGGEAPPLDPEGLFMNQSLLFDTQIAYEIHC, from the exons aTGTTGACTCTACACTTACTTCCCTTTCTGCACCGCAGGATTCAATTTTCCGATCCACTTAAGCGGGATTCTCATGCGTTACGGATCCGATTAGCTCACACGTGCATGCGCTCTTTAACAACAAGCCctgttttatttttctctcttttttttccctcttttggACGATTATTCCGCTGGTTAACTGCAATCCATCTCTGTCTTTCTTCTTTTCTCTTTCCCCTCTTTTGCCCTAGTTCTGAGTCTCTTTTCTATCACTCCTTCTTTCctgttttttgcagtgttttttcGGAGATGAATCCTGGTCAGATGTCTGCCGTGTTGGTGCTCATGTTGGCCCAGCTGAGCTCTACATCTCTGGCTTGTCCTTCCGGGTGTCGCTGCTATAGTTTGACTGTTGAATGCGGATCCATCGGAATCAAAGAGATCCCACAAGGCATCACACAAGGGACGCAG ACCATTTTTCTGCAGGACAATGCCATCGGTCAGATCCGCCAACGGGACCTTTCTGACCTGGGCCAGCTACACTACCTCTACCTGCAGAACAACAGCATCAGCACGCTGGAGCCCGGGGCCTTCAGGAGCCTCGGTCTGCTTCTGGAGCTGGCTCTCAACGGGAACCGCATTCACCTGATCACGGCAGACGTATTTCGGGGCCTCGATCACCTGCGCATCTTGTACCTTGCAGGAAACCAAATCAACAGACTGGAGGATTACACCTTCCGCGGACTGCAG CGGCTGCAGGAGCTTCATCTGCAGGAGAATGTGCTGGAGGTGCTGGGAGATCAGGCTCTGGTGGGACTGTCCTCGCTGGCTCTTCTGGACCTGAGCCGAAATAACCTGAGAACTCTGAGTCCCGCTTCACTGAAGCCTCTGGTCAGCCTGCAGGTGCTGAGAGTCACTG ATAACCCATGGCGCTGCGACTGCGCTCTACACTGGCTGCGTGGCTGGATAAACGAAGAAGGTCAGAGGCTTTTAAGCTCAGCCGAGCGCCGGATGTTGTGCGCCGAACCTCCGCGGCTTTCCCACCTCAGTCTGGTCGAAGTTCCTCCAAACAGCCTTGTTTGCATCCCACCCGTGGTCCAACTAGAACCCAGCCATTTGACAGTACGTTTAGGGGAGAGTCTCCGAGTGTCCTGCCAAGCGTCCGGATACCCACAACCACAAGTCACCTGGAGGAAAGCGTCTCACGGAAAAGCCCAGCTGTCTCCCAGAGGTCTGGTGCAGGAGGTCGGGATGGATGGAGACACAAGGAATGGTGGTAGATTGGTAACAGCGAGGCCTGGAGGAAAAGGAGGACCATCGAGTCATGGACCGAtcagaggaggagctgatgaCGGAGCCGACCGGGAAAATTTCGATCCTGATACAGGAAGTGGAATGCTATTTCTTAGTAACGTCACAGTTGCGCATGCGGGACGCTATGAATGTGAAGCGTGGAATCCTGGCGGTGTCGCTCGTGTGACTTTTCACCTTTCGGTGAACATGTCTTCATCGTCATCCCGCTCAGAAATCTGGCCTCGACTGCATTCCTCATCTTACTATCATCCTTCATCGGTGGATGTGAGTCAGGAGCCGCTGTATGAACTCGAAAGCATGGACTTTAATGCGCTGGGCACTGCTACGCAGACGGCCATCGCAGTGGGAATCTCTTTGCTGGCGTTGACTGCGCTTCTGCTGCTCTGCATGATCTACAGCCGACACCGACAGAGGCAGAAAGAGGAGGGCGGATATGGAGCTAGCAAAGAGGAAAGCATCCTTTATGTCAACGACTACTCTGATGGTCCCACCACATTCGCTCAGCTTGAAGAGTACCGGGATGAACGGGGCCATGAGATGTACGTGTTAAACCGCGCCAAACCGGTGCTGGCTCCGCAACCAATGTGCATCCAACAGGGATCTGCAACTCTAAAGGCCAGCGAGTGTCAGGGTGTGTTGACCCCAGGACGAGCCGGAGGGATCGGACCCCGCAGGGCTCCCGCAGAAGGGGGAGAAGCACCTCCGCTTGATCCCGAAGGGCTGTTCATGAACCAGAGCTTGCTGTTTGATACGCAGATTGCGTATGAGATTCACTGCTAA
- the lrrc24 gene encoding leucine-rich repeat-containing protein 24 isoform X1, whose amino-acid sequence MNPGQMSAVLVLMLAQLSSTSLACPSGCRCYSLTVECGSIGIKEIPQGITQGTQTIFLQDNAIGQIRQRDLSDLGQLHYLYLQNNSISTLEPGAFRSLGLLLELALNGNRIHLITADVFRGLDHLRILYLAGNQINRLEDYTFRGLQRLQELHLQENVLEVLGDQALVGLSSLALLDLSRNNLRTLSPASLKPLVSLQVLRVTDNPWRCDCALHWLRGWINEEGQRLLSSAERRMLCAEPPRLSHLSLVEVPPNSLVCIPPVVQLEPSHLTVRLGESLRVSCQASGYPQPQVTWRKASHGKAQLSPRGLVQEVGMDGDTRNGGRLVTARPGGKGGPSSHGPIRGGADDGADRENFDPDTGSGMLFLSNVTVAHAGRYECEAWNPGGVARVTFHLSVNMSSSSSRSEIWPRLHSSSYYHPSSVDVSQEPLYELESMDFNALGTATQTAIAVGISLLALTALLLLCMIYSRHRQRQKEEGGYGASKEESILYVNDYSDGPTTFAQLEEYRDERGHEMYVLNRAKPVLAPQPMCIQQGSATLKASECQGVLTPGRAGGIGPRRAPAEGGEAPPLDPEGLFMNQSLLFDTQIAYEIHC is encoded by the exons ATGAATCCTGGTCAGATGTCTGCCGTGTTGGTGCTCATGTTGGCCCAGCTGAGCTCTACATCTCTGGCTTGTCCTTCCGGGTGTCGCTGCTATAGTTTGACTGTTGAATGCGGATCCATCGGAATCAAAGAGATCCCACAAGGCATCACACAAGGGACGCAG ACCATTTTTCTGCAGGACAATGCCATCGGTCAGATCCGCCAACGGGACCTTTCTGACCTGGGCCAGCTACACTACCTCTACCTGCAGAACAACAGCATCAGCACGCTGGAGCCCGGGGCCTTCAGGAGCCTCGGTCTGCTTCTGGAGCTGGCTCTCAACGGGAACCGCATTCACCTGATCACGGCAGACGTATTTCGGGGCCTCGATCACCTGCGCATCTTGTACCTTGCAGGAAACCAAATCAACAGACTGGAGGATTACACCTTCCGCGGACTGCAG CGGCTGCAGGAGCTTCATCTGCAGGAGAATGTGCTGGAGGTGCTGGGAGATCAGGCTCTGGTGGGACTGTCCTCGCTGGCTCTTCTGGACCTGAGCCGAAATAACCTGAGAACTCTGAGTCCCGCTTCACTGAAGCCTCTGGTCAGCCTGCAGGTGCTGAGAGTCACTG ATAACCCATGGCGCTGCGACTGCGCTCTACACTGGCTGCGTGGCTGGATAAACGAAGAAGGTCAGAGGCTTTTAAGCTCAGCCGAGCGCCGGATGTTGTGCGCCGAACCTCCGCGGCTTTCCCACCTCAGTCTGGTCGAAGTTCCTCCAAACAGCCTTGTTTGCATCCCACCCGTGGTCCAACTAGAACCCAGCCATTTGACAGTACGTTTAGGGGAGAGTCTCCGAGTGTCCTGCCAAGCGTCCGGATACCCACAACCACAAGTCACCTGGAGGAAAGCGTCTCACGGAAAAGCCCAGCTGTCTCCCAGAGGTCTGGTGCAGGAGGTCGGGATGGATGGAGACACAAGGAATGGTGGTAGATTGGTAACAGCGAGGCCTGGAGGAAAAGGAGGACCATCGAGTCATGGACCGAtcagaggaggagctgatgaCGGAGCCGACCGGGAAAATTTCGATCCTGATACAGGAAGTGGAATGCTATTTCTTAGTAACGTCACAGTTGCGCATGCGGGACGCTATGAATGTGAAGCGTGGAATCCTGGCGGTGTCGCTCGTGTGACTTTTCACCTTTCGGTGAACATGTCTTCATCGTCATCCCGCTCAGAAATCTGGCCTCGACTGCATTCCTCATCTTACTATCATCCTTCATCGGTGGATGTGAGTCAGGAGCCGCTGTATGAACTCGAAAGCATGGACTTTAATGCGCTGGGCACTGCTACGCAGACGGCCATCGCAGTGGGAATCTCTTTGCTGGCGTTGACTGCGCTTCTGCTGCTCTGCATGATCTACAGCCGACACCGACAGAGGCAGAAAGAGGAGGGCGGATATGGAGCTAGCAAAGAGGAAAGCATCCTTTATGTCAACGACTACTCTGATGGTCCCACCACATTCGCTCAGCTTGAAGAGTACCGGGATGAACGGGGCCATGAGATGTACGTGTTAAACCGCGCCAAACCGGTGCTGGCTCCGCAACCAATGTGCATCCAACAGGGATCTGCAACTCTAAAGGCCAGCGAGTGTCAGGGTGTGTTGACCCCAGGACGAGCCGGAGGGATCGGACCCCGCAGGGCTCCCGCAGAAGGGGGAGAAGCACCTCCGCTTGATCCCGAAGGGCTGTTCATGAACCAGAGCTTGCTGTTTGATACGCAGATTGCGTATGAGATTCACTGCTAA